Proteins from a genomic interval of Salvelinus sp. IW2-2015 linkage group LG14, ASM291031v2, whole genome shotgun sequence:
- the LOC111973001 gene encoding uncharacterized protein has protein sequence MALKGYTKQKNKTNSPYYLENILETNEHPEDHKEYVMFHGTTKEATELIKKNGFTPSREELGPGVYVSRDIGKAIKYPLGVSNNKRRVLKVKVDVGKVKIIDQQDHPMQKTWHTEHXYDTAWVPPGVSMVLSNQQGNCVYDPKRIKVMQVMKVKESNISRXRHLQSGVTPEDSHVYVMYHGTSKQAAVEIQRHGFTPSTDGMLGAGVYVSRDIRKAIKYPIGADDSDKMVLKVKVDVGKVKIIDVQGHDRQYDWHTHGYDTAWVPPGVDMVPSNQQENCVXDPKRIKVMALLKVAILKKLNPSLEVEA, from the exons ATGGCTTTGAAGGGATACACcaagcagaaaaacaaaacaaattcacCATACTACTTAGAAAACATTCTTGAGACCAATGAGCATCCAGAGGATCACAAAGAATATGTGATGTTCCACGGCACCACAAAAGAGGCTACAGAGTTGATAAAGAAGAATGGTTTCACACCATCAAGAGAAGAACTTGGGCCTGGTGTGTATGTCAGTCGAGACATAGGGAAAGCAATTAAATACCCCCTTGGTGTTTCCAACAATAAGAGAAGAGTACTAAAAGTCAAAGTGGATGTAGGGAAGGTTAAAATCATAGATCAACAGGATCACCCCATGCAGAAGACCTGGCATACCGAGCATGRATATGACACCGCCTGGGTTCCCCCAGGGGTCAGTATGGTGCTGAGCAACCAACAGGGGAACTGTGTCTACGACCCAAAGAGAATCAAAGTCATGCAGGTCATGAAAGTAAAAGAAAGCAACAT ATCTAGAYACCGTCATCTTCAGAGTGGAGTCACCCCTGAGGACAGCCACGTCTACGTGATGTATCATGGAACATCAAAACAGGCTGCAGTAGAAATACAGAGACATGGCTTCACACCATCCACAGATGGCATGCTTGgtgcaggtgtctatgtcagtcGAGACATCAGAAAAGCCATCAAATACCCCATTGGTGCTGATGACTCAGACAAGATGGTTCTGAAAGTRAAGGTGGATGTTGGCAAGGTTAAGATCATTGATGTGCAGGGTCACGACAGGCAATACGACTGGCACACACATGGGTATGACACTGCCTGGGTTCCACCTGGTGTTGACATGGTGCCGAGCAACCAACAGGAGAACTGTGTCYACGACCCAAAGAGAATCAAAGTCATGGCATTGCTGAAAGTGGCCATCTTGAAAAA GTTAAACCCGTCACTGGAGGTGGAGGCTTGA